One region of Pagrus major chromosome 5, Pma_NU_1.0 genomic DNA includes:
- the naa35 gene encoding N-alpha-acetyltransferase 35, NatC auxiliary subunit: protein MVMKSAVEDDDAGWGLGIPEKMKNNANWVDITHEFKGACKELNLGELLHDKLFGLFEAMSAIEMMDPKMDAGMIGNQVNRKVLNFEQAIKEGAIKVKDLSLPELIGIIDTCFCCLITWLEGHSLAQTVFTCLYVHNPDLIEEPALKAFALGILKVCDIAREKVNKAAVFEEEDFQAMTYGFKMANNVTDLRVTGMLKDVEDELQRKVKSTRSRQGEQRNPEVELEHQQFLALFNRIKFTRLLLTALITFTKKETSSVCEAQKLVAQAADLLSAIHSSIQHGIQSQNDTTKGDHPIMMGFEPLVNQRLLPPTFPRYAKIIKREDMVAYFGKLIERIKTVCDVINTTNLHGILDFFCEFSEQSPCVLSRSLLQTTFLIDNKKVFGTHLMQDMIKDALRYFVSPPVLSYKCCLFNNHQAKDYIDSFVTHCSRPFCSLIQIHGHNRARQRDKLGHILEEFATLQDEAEKVDAALHSLLMKLEPQRQHLACLGTWILYHNLRIMIQYLLSGFELELYSMHEYYYIYWYLSEFLYAWLMSTLSRADSSQMAEERILEEQLKGRSSKKTKKKKKVRPLSKEITMSQAYQNMCAGMYKTMVALDMDGKVRKPQFELDSEQVRYEHRFAPFNSVVTPPPVHYIQFKEMSDLKKYNPPPGSADLYMAASKHFQQAKLILENVPSPDPEVNRILKVAKPNIVVMKLLAGGHKKETKVLPEFDFSAHKYFPVVKII from the exons ATGGTGATGAAGTCAGCAGTTGAGGATGATGATGCTGGCTGGGGGCTGGGTATCCCAGAAAAGATGAAGAACAATGCCAACTGGGTTGACATTACACATGAATTCAAGGGTGCATGCAAAG AGTTGAATCTTGGAGAGTTGCTTCATGACAAACT GTTTGGTCTGTTTGAGGCCATGTCAGCCATAGAGATGATGGATCCTAAAATGGATGCAGGAATGATTGGAAACCAGGTCAACAGGAAAGTGCTCAACTTTGAACAAGCTATCAAG GAAGGTGCCATCAAGGTGAAAGATCTTAGTCTTCCTGAACTCATCGGCATCATAGACacatgtttctgctgtttg ATCACATGGCTGGAGGGTCACTCCCTGGCACAGACTGTGTTCACCTGTCTTTACGTCCATAACCCCGACCTGATAGAGGAGCCGGCCCTCAAAGCCTTTGCCCTGGGCATCCTGAAGGTGTGTGACATTGCACGAGAGAAAGTCAacaaagctgctgtgtttgaggaG GAGGATTTCCAGGCCATGACCTATGGCTTCAAGATGGCCAATAATGTCACAGACCTGCGGGTAACAG GTATGCTGAAAGATGTGGAAGATGAGTTGCAGAGAAAAGTAAAG AGCACACGCAGTCGACAGGGAGAGCAGCGAAACCCGGAGgttgagctggag CATCAGCAGTTTTTGGCACTCTTCAATAGAATCAAGTTCACGCGCCTTCTACTGACAGCACTGATCACCTTTACCAAGAAAGAG ACCAGCTCGGTTTGCGAGGCCCAAAAGCTTGTGGCTCAGGCAGCTGACCTCTTATCAGCTATTCATTCCAGTATTCAGCATGGCATCCAATCACAGAATGACACCACTAAAGGAG ACCATCCCATCATGATGGGCTTTGAGCCCCTGGTAAACCAGAGATTGCTGCCGCCCACCTTTCCTCGCTACGCCAAGATCATTAAGAGGGAGGACATGGTGGCCTACTTTGGCAAACTCATAGAACGCATCAAGACTGTGTGTGACGTGATCAACACCACCAACCTGCATGGCATACTG GACTTCTTCTGTGAGTTCAGTGAACAGTCTCCCTGTGTGCTCTCTAGATCTCTTCTTCAG ACAACGTTTTTGATAGATAATAAGAAAGTGTTTGGGACCCACCTGATGCAAGACATGATTAAAGATGCTCTGAGATACTTCGTCAGCCCGCCTGTCCTCTCCTACAA gtgTTGTCTTTTCAACAACCACCAGGCCAAGGACTACATTGACTCCTTTGTTACGCACTGCTCCAGG CCATTCTGCAGTCTGATCCAGATCCATGGACACAACCGGGCTCGACAGAGAGACAAGCTGGGTCACATTCTTGAAGAGTTTGCCACGCTGCAGGACGAG GCAGAGAAGGTGGATGCAGCCCTGCACAGCTTGCTGATGAAACTTGAGCCTCAGCGACAGCATCTAGCCTGTCTCGGCACCTGGATCCTCTATCATAACCTGAGGATCATGATCCAGTACCTGCTGAGTGGCTTTGAACTGGAGCTGTACAGCATGCATGAATACTACTACATCTACTG GTACCTGTCAGAGTTCCTGTACGCATGGCTGATGTCCACTCTGAGCAGAGCCGACTCGTCTCAGATGGCAGAGGAGCGGATTCTGGAAGAGCAGCTGAAAGGACGCAGCAGCAAAAagaccaagaagaagaaaaaag TTCGTCCTCTCAGCAAGGAGATTACCATGAGTCAAGCATACCAGAACATGTGCGCTGGCATGTATAAG ACCATGGTAGCTCTGGATATGGACGGGAAGGTGCGTAAGCCTCAGTTTGAGTTGGACAGCGAGCAGGTTCGCTATGAGCATCGTTTCGCCCCCTTCAACAGCGTGGTCACACCCCCACCTGTGCACTACATCCAGTTCAAG GAGATGTCCGATCTGAAGAAGTACAATCCTCCACCAGGCTCCGCTGACCTCTACATGGCTGCCAGCAAACACTTCCAGCAGGCCAAGCTCATCTTAGAAAATGTGCCCAGCCCAGACCCTGAG GTTAACCGTATACTGAAGGTGGCCAAGCCTAACATTGTAGTCATGAAGCTCCTGGCTGGAGGGCACAAGAAGGAGACCAAg GTGCTCCCAGAATTTGACTTCTCAGCTCACAAGTACTTCCCTGTGGTCAAGATCATCTGA
- the golm1 gene encoding Golgi membrane protein 1 isoform X3, giving the protein MGGLGNGRRGGRSPPLMIGALIACILVLGFNYWVSSSRNLELQTKLYELEGQVRRGAAERGAAELRETEFREEIQRQKEQLNRIENLYKSKLEGAQNVCNQEKGTLQLNISSSTKTIQELKGQLNQLNDDLGKLQKELQGCQGNIKTLNNKLTYDMTHCHSQVLSQKELCDERVAAVKLEVQKKMEKLILPPAVSSQATAVNGAVKEDGPVMADAVKMATVVSHTPSVSQPKENEPPELLTNEIIEDKGPDATADLTPAKDFSDVESPSLPSAAAVKQDILPPPVGAVATEEGEAETSKLVKNNLTDDKDMELMDVHEEGAQTEADPGMEGMLTGKVKADETPGGQKTEEPEDYDAEEQGEGGIDTDKQQQNKRPESLDLEQELADYNGDDENEGEFEADKQAELAQV; this is encoded by the exons ATGGGTGGGCTGGGAAACGGCCGTCGTGGAGGAAGATCACCCCCTCTGATGATTGGCGCTCTAATCGCCTGCATCCTGGTTCTGGGCTTTAACTACTGGGTGTCCAGCTCCCGTAACCTGGAGCTACAG ACTAAGCTGTACGAGTTGGAAGGCCAGGTGCGACGTGGAGCAGCAGAGCGAGGAGCAGCGGAGTTGAGGGAGACTGAGTTCCGGGAGGAGATCCAGAGACAGAAGGAGCAGCTAAACCGCATAGAAAACCTCTACAAGAGCAAGCTGGAAGGAGCCCAGAACGTCTGCAACCAAGAGaag GGCACACTGCAGCTGAACATTTCCTCCAGCACCAAAACCATACAGGAACTCAAAG GTCAGCTGAATCAGCTTAACGATGACCTGGGCAAGCTTCAGAAGGAGCTGCAGGGTTGCCAAGGCAACATCAAAACCCTTAACAACAAACTCACATATGACAT GACCCATTGTCACTCCCAGGTCCTGTCCCAGAAGGAGTTGTGTGATGAGAGAGTGGCCGCTGTTAAACTTGAAGTTCAGAAGAAAATGGAGAAGCTCATTCTTCCTCCAGCTGTCTCCTCACAG GCCACTGCAGTGAATGGAGCAGTGAAAGAGGATGGACCAGTCATGGCTGATGCAGTTAAGATGGCAACTGTTGTAAGCCACACGCCGAGTGTCTCTCAGCCCAAAGAAAATGAACCACCTGAACTACTGACCAATGAGATCATTGAGGACAAAG GTCCGGATGCCACAGCAGACCTGACTCCAGCTAAGGATTTCTCTGATGTCGAGTCCCCGTCTCTtccctcagctgctgcagtcaaGCAGGACATTTTGCCACCACCAGTGGGAGCTGTAGCAACAGAAGAGGGTGAGGCAGAGACCAGCAAACTTGTGAAGAATAATCTGACTGATGATAAAGACATGGAGCTGATGGATGTTCATGAAGAGGGCGCCCAGACAGAAG CAGACCCTGGGATGGAAGGCATGCTGACTGGCAAGGTGAAGGCAGATGAGACTCCTGGTGGTCAGAAGACTGAAGAGCCAGAGGATTATGATGCAGAAGAGCAAGGAGAGGGTGGAATCGATACGgacaaacaacagcaaaacaaacgGCCTGAAAGTTTAG ACTTGGAGCAGGAGCTGGCTGACTATAACGGGGATGATGAGAACGAAGGAGAGTTTGAGGCAGACAAACAAGCTGAACTTGCTCAAGTCTAA
- the lmbrd2a gene encoding G-protein coupled receptor-associated protein LMBRD2a, whose translation MSGAALVVVVVVVFFLALYLLQRYGDLRKQQRMVLLGTLLSWYLCFLIVFILPLDVSTTIYNQCLLDTANHRTLVTQATRSNQTDDDVIAVYPTVSVPKACEKPWSYIPDGILPVFWRVVYWTSQFLTWLLVPFMQSYARSGAFSRVGKMKTALIENAIYYGTYLLIFISLLIYVAAHPSWQLSWRELQTIGITAANTWGLFLLVLLLGYGLVEIPRSYWLSSSHGYLLAKTYFKAAKVATEKVEAEENLADVMEDVAGVHASVRYNHQLRKCVDTILTKCPTDYQEEMRRHVESPGGEQNVIPTKRSLINLHKKVIFAVQRQAQTRVQWSILIDEAFHLEDVAKSQSSPVRQLTHSFPSAHHHGWIRRFFYTPTVEWYWECVFRQSFYRLLAVLLCLLSAAVVWSECTFFSTHPVLSLFAVFVDKAEKHHNYICIEMVCFVSILFLCVCVYSTVFRIRFFNYYYLVPHHQTDAYSLQFSGMLFCRLTPPLCLNFLGLIHMDSAISHQDKLQTSYTSIMGSMRVLFFISDGFYIYYPMLVLLLCFATYYSLGSRCLNLLGFPQYITDGDLTSDLEDEGRELIRRERRKRQKAEDGENRRWAWREQYGVQGATGRTRDGYTEIKDDQSSPVTEIKNSVITFNRRDRDTEEQQRGLLQDNSSDEGSPNRRSRGGRYLSLSHPRGGIFDDV comes from the exons ATGAGTGGTGCTGCGCTGGTTGTCGTGGTCGTGGTCGTCTTCTTCTTAGCCCTCTACCTCCTGCAGCGCTACGGAGATCTGCGGAAACAGCAGCGGATGGTCCTGCTGGGCACGCTGCTGTCCTGGTACCTGTGCTTCCTCATCGTCTTCATCCTGCCGCTCGACGTCAGCACG ACTATCTACAATCAGTGTCTTCTTGACACGGCAAACCACCGTACTCTTGTGACGCAAGCAACACGCTCCAATCAGACAGATGACGACGTCATCGCTGTTTATCCAACTGTCAG tgtgccAAAGGCTTGTGAGAAACCATGGAGTTATATCCCCGATGGCATCCTACCAGTGTTCTGGAGAGTTGTGTACTGGACTTCCCAGTTTCTTACTTG gCTGCTGGTGCCCTTCATGCAGTCTTATGCTCGGTCGGGAGCGTTCTCCAGAGTCGGGAAGATGAAAACGGCTCTCATTGAAAATGCAATCTATTATGGCACCTACCTCCTTatcttcatctctctgctcaTCTATGTGGCTGCTCACCCTTCGTGGCAGCTCTCATG GAGGGAGCTCCAGACCATCGGCATTACAGCTGCCAACACCTGGGGCCTCTTTCTTCTGGTGCTGTTGCTAGGCTACGGCCTGGTGGAGATACCACGTTCTTATTGGCTCTCATCTTCCCATGGTTACCTGCTGGCCAAGACCTACTTCAAGGCAGCGAAAGTGGCTACTGAGAAGGTAGAGGCTGAGGAGAACCTAGCAGATGTTATGGAG GACGTGGCAGGTGTTCATGCATCTGTCAGGTACAACCACCAGCTGAGGAAGTGTGTGGACACCATTTTGACAAAG TGTCCCACTGACTAccaagaggagatgagaagACACGTGGAAAGCCCTGGTGGTGAACAAAACGTCATTCCCACCAAAAGAAGCCTCATTAATCTTCATAAAAAA gtCATCTTTGCAGTGCAGAGACAAGCTCAGACTCGGGTCCAGTGGTCTATCTTGATAGACGAGGCCTTTCATCTAGAAGATGTAGCCAAAAGCCAGAGCAGCCCGGTCCGACAGTTAACCCACAGCTTCCCCTCAGCACACCACCACGGCTGGATCCGCAGGTTCTTTTACACTCCTACTGTCG AGTGGTACTGGGAGTGTGTGTTCAGGCAGAGTTTCTACAGGCTGCTGGCAgttctcctgtgtctcctctcgGCAGCAGTCGTCTGGTCCGAGTGCACCTTCTTCAGCACACACCCAGTCCTGTCCCTGTTCGCTGTGTTTGTTGACAAGGCTGAAAAACACCACAACTACATTTGTATCGAG ATGGTGTGCTTTGTCAGTATcctcttcctgtgtgtctgcgtcTACTCCACAGTGTTCAGGATACGATTTTTCAACTACTATTACCTGGTGCCTCATCACCAGACTGACGCTTACAGCCTGCAGTTCAGCGGCAT GTTGTTTTGTCGGCTGACCCCGCCTTTGTGTTTAAACTTCCTGGGCCTGATTCACATGGACTCCGCCATCTCACACCAGGACAAATTACAGACGTCCTACACCTCT aTCATGGGCTCTATGCGAGTGCTATTTTTCATATCTGATGGGTTCTACATCTACTATCCCATGTTGGTGTTGCTTCTCTGCTTTGCCACTTATTACAG cctGGGCTCTCGCTGTTTGAATCTCCTGGGCTTTCCTCAGTACATTACTGATGGAgacttgacctctgacctggagGATGAAGGCAGGGAACTCATCAGAAGAG aaagaagaaaaagacagaaagccGAGGATGGAGAAAATCGAAGATGG gctTGGAGGGAGCAATATGGAGTCCAGGGTGCCACTGGACGGACCAGAGATGGTTACACTGAGATAAAGGATGACCAGAGCAGCCCTGTCACAGAGATCAAGAACAGTG TTATCACATTCAACAGACGAGACAGGGACacggaggagcagcagagaggcttaCTGCAAGACAATTCCAGTGATGAGGGTTCACCAAACAGAAG ATCCAGAGGAGGGCGCTACCTGTCTCTTTCACATCCTCGGGGAGGCATATTCGACGATGTTTGA
- the golm1 gene encoding Golgi membrane protein 1 isoform X2, whose product MGGLGNGRRGGRSPPLMIGALIACILVLGFNYWVSSSRNLELQTKLYELEGQVRRGAAERGAAELRETEFREEIQRQKEQLNRIENLYKSKLEGAQNVCNQEKGTLQLNISSSTKTIQELKGQLNQLNDDLGKLQKELQGCQGNIKTLNNKLTYDMTHCHSQVLSQKELCDERVAAVKLEVQKKMEKLILPPAVSSQQATAVNGAVKEDGPVMADAVKMATVVSHTPSVSQPKENEPPELLTNEIIEDKGPDATADLTPAKDFSDVESPSLPSAAAVKQDILPPPVGAVATEEGEAETSKLVKNNLTDDKDMELMDVHEEGAQTEDPGMEGMLTGKVKADETPGGQKTEEPEDYDAEEQGEGGIDTDKQQQNKRPESLDLEQELADYNGDDENEGEFEADKQAELAQV is encoded by the exons ATGGGTGGGCTGGGAAACGGCCGTCGTGGAGGAAGATCACCCCCTCTGATGATTGGCGCTCTAATCGCCTGCATCCTGGTTCTGGGCTTTAACTACTGGGTGTCCAGCTCCCGTAACCTGGAGCTACAG ACTAAGCTGTACGAGTTGGAAGGCCAGGTGCGACGTGGAGCAGCAGAGCGAGGAGCAGCGGAGTTGAGGGAGACTGAGTTCCGGGAGGAGATCCAGAGACAGAAGGAGCAGCTAAACCGCATAGAAAACCTCTACAAGAGCAAGCTGGAAGGAGCCCAGAACGTCTGCAACCAAGAGaag GGCACACTGCAGCTGAACATTTCCTCCAGCACCAAAACCATACAGGAACTCAAAG GTCAGCTGAATCAGCTTAACGATGACCTGGGCAAGCTTCAGAAGGAGCTGCAGGGTTGCCAAGGCAACATCAAAACCCTTAACAACAAACTCACATATGACAT GACCCATTGTCACTCCCAGGTCCTGTCCCAGAAGGAGTTGTGTGATGAGAGAGTGGCCGCTGTTAAACTTGAAGTTCAGAAGAAAATGGAGAAGCTCATTCTTCCTCCAGCTGTCTCCTCACAG CAGGCCACTGCAGTGAATGGAGCAGTGAAAGAGGATGGACCAGTCATGGCTGATGCAGTTAAGATGGCAACTGTTGTAAGCCACACGCCGAGTGTCTCTCAGCCCAAAGAAAATGAACCACCTGAACTACTGACCAATGAGATCATTGAGGACAAAG GTCCGGATGCCACAGCAGACCTGACTCCAGCTAAGGATTTCTCTGATGTCGAGTCCCCGTCTCTtccctcagctgctgcagtcaaGCAGGACATTTTGCCACCACCAGTGGGAGCTGTAGCAACAGAAGAGGGTGAGGCAGAGACCAGCAAACTTGTGAAGAATAATCTGACTGATGATAAAGACATGGAGCTGATGGATGTTCATGAAGAGGGCGCCCAGACAGAAG ACCCTGGGATGGAAGGCATGCTGACTGGCAAGGTGAAGGCAGATGAGACTCCTGGTGGTCAGAAGACTGAAGAGCCAGAGGATTATGATGCAGAAGAGCAAGGAGAGGGTGGAATCGATACGgacaaacaacagcaaaacaaacgGCCTGAAAGTTTAG ACTTGGAGCAGGAGCTGGCTGACTATAACGGGGATGATGAGAACGAAGGAGAGTTTGAGGCAGACAAACAAGCTGAACTTGCTCAAGTCTAA
- the golm1 gene encoding Golgi membrane protein 1 isoform X1 gives MGGLGNGRRGGRSPPLMIGALIACILVLGFNYWVSSSRNLELQTKLYELEGQVRRGAAERGAAELRETEFREEIQRQKEQLNRIENLYKSKLEGAQNVCNQEKGTLQLNISSSTKTIQELKGQLNQLNDDLGKLQKELQGCQGNIKTLNNKLTYDMTHCHSQVLSQKELCDERVAAVKLEVQKKMEKLILPPAVSSQQATAVNGAVKEDGPVMADAVKMATVVSHTPSVSQPKENEPPELLTNEIIEDKGPDATADLTPAKDFSDVESPSLPSAAAVKQDILPPPVGAVATEEGEAETSKLVKNNLTDDKDMELMDVHEEGAQTEADPGMEGMLTGKVKADETPGGQKTEEPEDYDAEEQGEGGIDTDKQQQNKRPESLDLEQELADYNGDDENEGEFEADKQAELAQV, from the exons ATGGGTGGGCTGGGAAACGGCCGTCGTGGAGGAAGATCACCCCCTCTGATGATTGGCGCTCTAATCGCCTGCATCCTGGTTCTGGGCTTTAACTACTGGGTGTCCAGCTCCCGTAACCTGGAGCTACAG ACTAAGCTGTACGAGTTGGAAGGCCAGGTGCGACGTGGAGCAGCAGAGCGAGGAGCAGCGGAGTTGAGGGAGACTGAGTTCCGGGAGGAGATCCAGAGACAGAAGGAGCAGCTAAACCGCATAGAAAACCTCTACAAGAGCAAGCTGGAAGGAGCCCAGAACGTCTGCAACCAAGAGaag GGCACACTGCAGCTGAACATTTCCTCCAGCACCAAAACCATACAGGAACTCAAAG GTCAGCTGAATCAGCTTAACGATGACCTGGGCAAGCTTCAGAAGGAGCTGCAGGGTTGCCAAGGCAACATCAAAACCCTTAACAACAAACTCACATATGACAT GACCCATTGTCACTCCCAGGTCCTGTCCCAGAAGGAGTTGTGTGATGAGAGAGTGGCCGCTGTTAAACTTGAAGTTCAGAAGAAAATGGAGAAGCTCATTCTTCCTCCAGCTGTCTCCTCACAG CAGGCCACTGCAGTGAATGGAGCAGTGAAAGAGGATGGACCAGTCATGGCTGATGCAGTTAAGATGGCAACTGTTGTAAGCCACACGCCGAGTGTCTCTCAGCCCAAAGAAAATGAACCACCTGAACTACTGACCAATGAGATCATTGAGGACAAAG GTCCGGATGCCACAGCAGACCTGACTCCAGCTAAGGATTTCTCTGATGTCGAGTCCCCGTCTCTtccctcagctgctgcagtcaaGCAGGACATTTTGCCACCACCAGTGGGAGCTGTAGCAACAGAAGAGGGTGAGGCAGAGACCAGCAAACTTGTGAAGAATAATCTGACTGATGATAAAGACATGGAGCTGATGGATGTTCATGAAGAGGGCGCCCAGACAGAAG CAGACCCTGGGATGGAAGGCATGCTGACTGGCAAGGTGAAGGCAGATGAGACTCCTGGTGGTCAGAAGACTGAAGAGCCAGAGGATTATGATGCAGAAGAGCAAGGAGAGGGTGGAATCGATACGgacaaacaacagcaaaacaaacgGCCTGAAAGTTTAG ACTTGGAGCAGGAGCTGGCTGACTATAACGGGGATGATGAGAACGAAGGAGAGTTTGAGGCAGACAAACAAGCTGAACTTGCTCAAGTCTAA